Within the Bacillus mesophilus genome, the region ATTGGAAGTTGCGAGAAATGTAGTTGAAAAAATGAATGGAAAAGCTATCCTAGCCGATGAGGTAGGATTAGGGAAAACAATTGAAGCTGGCCTAATTTTAAAAGAGTACATGATTAGGGGATTAGTTAAAAAGGTATTAATCCTTGTCCCTGCCTCCCTTGTATCACAATGGGTAAGTGAACTTAATCAGAAGTTTTTTATACCAGCTGTTGGTCAAAGAAAAAGTTATGTGTGGGAGCAATGTGATGTCGTTGTTTCTTCAATGGATACCGCTAAAAGAGCCCCACATCGAGATATTATTTTTGAGCAAAATTATGATCTCATTATCATTGATGAAGCTCATAAACTTAAAAACAACAAAACCAAAAACTATGAATTTGTACAAATGTTAAAGAAAAAGTTTTGTTTATTATTAACCGCAACACCTATTCAAAACAGGATAGAAGAAATATTTAACTTGGTATCACTATTAAAGCCAGGACACCTTGGTAGCCAAACTAATTTCACTGAGTCATATAATGCCAAAGAACGGTCTTTAAACAACGATGAACATTTACGTGAACTTGTAAACAAGGTGATGATCCGGAATAGACGTGGTGACACGGGAATTGAATGGCCAAAACGTCATGTAAAAACCGTTCCTATTGAATTTTCAAAAGAAGAACGCGCCCTATATGACTCCATTAATCAGCATAAGCGCAGTACTCAGGGCAATATTGGTAGTCAATTCTCACTGATTACTTTACAAAGGGAAGCTTGCAGTAGTCGAGAAGCCGTCTATTATACACTGAAGAACATGCTAACAAAAAGTGAAGGAAGCCCTTATATTGAAGCATTAGTAAACGATCTAATAAAGAAGATTGAAGTAATAAATTCTAATGCAAAAGCAGAAAAGGTAGTAGAGTTGGTCAAAGAAATCAATGGC harbors:
- a CDS encoding DEAD/DEAH box helicase, with the protein product MQHVEVIFDETWEEEFYKRFEDDGPWAQWDLYKLAYEIEQHLAIPEFEGLQAPKHLPNLEPLPHQLEVARNVVEKMNGKAILADEVGLGKTIEAGLILKEYMIRGLVKKVLILVPASLVSQWVSELNQKFFIPAVGQRKSYVWEQCDVVVSSMDTAKRAPHRDIIFEQNYDLIIIDEAHKLKNNKTKNYEFVQMLKKKFCLLLTATPIQNRIEEIFNLVSLLKPGHLGSQTNFTESYNAKERSLNNDEHLRELVNKVMIRNRRGDTGIEWPKRHVKTVPIEFSKEERALYDSINQHKRSTQGNIGSQFSLITLQREACSSREAVYYTLKNMLTKSEGSPYIEALVNDLIKKIEVINSNAKAEKVVELVKEINGKVIVFTEYRATQLYLQWFLQQHGISSVPFRGGFKRGKKDWMKELFKNKAQVLIATEAGGEGINLQFCQHIINYDLPWNPMRLEQRIGRIHRLGQEEDVHIYNFAIQDTVEEHILKLLYEKINLFERVVGELDEILTRLDFGNIEDHIHDILSASKTDGEIRVKMENLASYIDFAQQDVEKDENYAAT